DNA sequence from the Devosia lacusdianchii genome:
GGAATGGCGCCACAATCCACCGCCTGCAGCCCAAGCTGCGCGATCGCCGCAGCGCAATCGGCCATGATCTGTGGGCTGGACGGGCGAAAGTCGCGGCCCAGAAATACCTTGCCGCCACCGATCTGCCCCGAGCTTCTCATGTGACACAGGAACGCCGCCGTGTATCGCCGGGCCGCCTGCCACTCGAGTTCGACGGCTAGGCCGCGCAGGCCGCTGGTTCCAAATTTGAGGCTGCTCTGGGACACCGGACAATACTCGCTGCTGCTATTCGCGCTTCATAGGCGATAGTACCGCCGGTACCAATCCACGAAACGCGCCACGCCCTCGGACATTTCGGTGAGCGGAACGTCCCCGATGAGTTGCCGGAGCAGCGTCGGATCAGCCGCGGTATCGCGCGGGTCCCCCGCTTGTAGTGGTAGAAACCGGCGCTCCGCCTTCATGCCCAATGCTGCCTCAATGGCATCCACGAAATCCAGCAGGGGTTGCGGCCGTCCACCGGCGAGGTTCACACACCGATACGGCGCCACAGCTGAAAGAGAATCCCCGTCCACCGGCTGTCCAATGGTCGGCGGACGCCCGATCAGCCGCATCACCGCCTCGATGAGATCATCGACATAGGTGAAGTCCCTCTGCATCTGACCCTGCCCATAAATGTCGATCGGTTGCGCGGCGAGGATCGCCGCAACGAACTTGAACAGAGCCATGTCCGGTCGCCCCCAAGGCCCGTAGACAGTGAAAAAGCGCAGGCTGGTCGACGGAATGGCCCAGAGATGGGAATAGGCATGCACCATTGCCTCTCCGCCCTTCTTGGTCGCGGCATAGAAGGACAGCGGCAGGTCGGCGCTGTGCAGCTCCGAAAATGGCGCCTGCTGGTTGCCACCATAGACCGAACTCGAAGACGCGAACAGAAAATGCCGCGGCGGCAATGCCCGCACCGCTTCCAGCAGGTTGGCCGTCCCCACCAGATTGGCTTGGACATAGCTTGCCGGCTGCTCCAGGCTGTAGCGTACGCCCGCCTGTGCCGCGAGGTGCACCACGATCTCGGCATCGGCGCCTTCCAGCGATTGCCGCAATAGCTGGGCGTCTTCGACCCTGCCCTCGATGAGAGTGAAGCGCTCGTAGCCCGCCAGTTCACCCAGCCGGGCGCGCTTCAGCGACACGTCGTAATAGTCGGTGAGCCCATCAAAGCCGGTAACGCTGTGCCCCTCGTCGAGCAACCGCCGCGCCAGGTGATATCCTATGAACCCGGCGGTTCCGGTAACGAACACATTCATTCAGCAGCCTCTTGCGGGACGACGGGCCGCCCGACACTGACATAGCGCAGCCCATGGCGCGTGATTTCATCGGCACGATAGACGTTACGGAGGTCGACGAACACATCGCCACCCATCTGGCTGCGCAACCGGGCGACATCGAGCGATCGGAAGGCATTCCACTCCGTCACCAGCACCAGCAGCGCTACGCCCTCCGCAGCCTCGTAGGCATCTCCAACCACCGTCAGTGCTGGCAACTGTGCCTTTGCGGCCGCCGCTCCCGCCGGGTCATACGCGATCACCTCTGCGCCAGACTCCAGCAGCATGCGGGCAATGGCGACGGCCGGCGATTCCCTGATATCATCGGTCTCCGGCTTAAACGTCAGCCCCAACAGCCCAATTCGCCGCCCAGCAACATCGCCGCCGCAGGCCTCAACAATCTTGCCGACCATAGCCAGCTGCCGCTCAGCATTGACGGCGATCGTGGCCTCCACCAGTCGCATCGGCAGGCCAAAATTGCGGCCCGTGGCCAGCAAGGCCCGCGTATCCTTGGGGAAGCACGACCCGCCATAGCCGGGCCCGGCATTGAGGAACTTCGGCCCAATCCGCCGATCGAGCCCCAGCCCCCGTGCAATATCCTGCACATTGCCACCCGAGGCCTCGCACAGGTCCGCCATCTCGTTGATGAAGGTAACCTTCATCGCCAGGAACGCGTTGGCGGCATATTTGGTGATCTCCGCACTGCGGCGGCTGGTGAACAGAATGGGCGCTTGGTTGAGGTAAAGCGGCCGATAGACCTCCGCCATCACGGCCCGCGCGCGCTCGTCCTCGACCCCGATGATGATGCGGTCTGGTCGCTTGAAATCGTCGATTGCCGCGCCCTCCCGCATGAATTCGGGATTGGAGACAACGGCAATGTCATCTCCCTGCCGCGCCAACCGCACCACGCCGGCGACATGATCCCCCGTCCCGACCGGCACGGTGGACTTAACCGCAATCACCGCGTCCGGCCTCAGCCATGGCGCAATGCCCAGGGCAGCGGCGTGGACGAAGCTGAGATCGGCCTCGCCATCCTCGCCACGAGTCGGCGTACCCACGGCCAGAAACACCACATCGGCCGTTGCCACGGCGCCATTGGCATCGGTTGTGAACGACAGCCGCCCCGCCGCCAGGTTGGTGGCCAGCAACTGGTCCAGACCCGGCTCGTAGATCGGTGATTTGCCGGTCATCAGTTGGGCGACGCGATCCTCGTCGATATCAACGCAAGTGACCCGGTGGCCGAAATCGGCAAAGCAGGCCCCTGCAACGAGCCCGACATATCCGGCTCCGATCATGACGATGTTCATTGGCCGACTCTCCTGTTCGACCGCGCCATCAGTCCACGTCAGGCTTGACGCTGCGATGACGCTTGGTGACGCTGCGAATGGCCTTGCCCTCGAGGCGCCGTTGCTTGGACGCCAGCGTCGGCCTGGTCGCTACGCGGGCCTTCGGGGCATAGGCACCGGCCACCAGCAGGCCCACCAGCCGTTCCAGCGCATCGGCGCGGTTCATCGGTTGGTCCCGGTGACTGTTGGCGGCGATGATCAGAATGCCATCCTTGGTCAGTCGCCGCCCGGCCAGCGTCGCCACGCGCCGTTTCATGGCTTCGGGAATATTGGGCGACGCCATGAGGTTGAACCTCAATTGCACCGCACTCGACACTTTGTTGACGTTCTGCCCGCCCGGCCCGGCTGAGCGCACGAATGTTTCTTCGATCTCGCCGGGATCGATGGAAATGGAGCGGGTGATGACAATGGGATCAGCCATCCCCGCCCCTTCCTAGTTCCGGTAGCGACCCGCGAAGATGATCTCACCCTCGTGGATCGTCAGGCCCTTGATGGTCGCGCGGTACTTGCCCGGCAGGCCTTCCGCCTCGATCACCCAGCCCTTCTTCAGCATGCCGGCAAAGACCTTTTCACCGATATCCTTGAAGTCGCCGGGTCCAAGCGCATTGTCCTCACCCAGATGGGTGAGGGCCTTGATTTCGCGATTGGACGGACGTTGCGGCACGGTTCAGGCCGCCTTCGCCTTGAGATCGGGTGCGGTCGCTTCGGCCATGAGCGCCACAAGGGCATCCATGAACGGCTCGACTTTCTGGCCTTCGGCGCCGAGCCGGCGGACCGATACAGTCCCCTCCTCGGCCTCACGCTTGCCGACCACGAACATCAGCGGCACTTTGCCGACCGAGTGCTCGCGCACCTTGTAGTTGATCTTCTCGTTGCGCGCGTCGAGTTCGGCACGGATGCCGGCGGCCTTGAGCTGTTTCACCAGCTTTTCAGCATAGTCATCCGCTTCCGACACGATGGTCGCGACGACCACCTGGGTTGGTGCCAGCCACATCGGCATCTTGCCGGCATAGCTCTCGATCATCATGCCGATGAACCGCTCGAGCGACCCAAGAATCGCACGATGCAGCATGACCACATACTGACGTGAACCGTCCTCGGCGACATAGGTCGCGTCCAGACGTTCCGGCAGCACGTAATCGAGCTGCAGCGTTCCCACCTGCCACGAACGCCCAATGGCATCCTTGAGGTGGAATTCCAGCTTGGGCGCGTAGAAAGCGCCCTCACCCTCGGCGATCTCGAAATCATAGCCGGTCGCGCGCAGGGCATCGCCCAGCGCCTTCTCGGCCGCGTCCCAGCGCTCGATCGTGCCGCCGAACTTCTCCGGCCGCGTAGCGAGCTTGATGACGACATTCTCGAAACCCATGTGGCCATAGACCGAATAGAGCAGATGCACGAAATGCTCGGTTTCGCTCTGAATCTGGTCTTCACGGCAGAAAATATGCGCGTCGTCCTGCGTCATCTGGCGAACGCGCATGAGCCCGTGCAGAGCACCATGCGCTTCGTTACGATGGCAGCAACCGAACTCGGCCATGCGCAGCGGCAGGTCGCGATAGCTCTTGATGCCCTGGTTGAAGATCTGGATATGGGCCGGGCAGTTCATCGGCTTGAGCGCCATCAGGTCGCCCTTGCCGCTCAAGACCGGGCCTTCCTCTTCCGTACCGGGCACTTCGTCAGGCACCACGAACATGTTTTCGCGGTACTTGCCCCAGTGGCCGGACGCCTCCCAGAACTTCGAGCTCATCAGCTGAGGCGTCTTCACCTCGACATAGCCGGACGAGTTCAGACGGCGGCGGATATACGCCTCCATCTGATTGTAGAGCACATAGCCCTTGGGGTGCCAGAACACCGAACCCTGCGCTTCCGGCTGGAAATGGTACAGGTCCATCTCCTGACCGATCTTGCGGTGGTCGCGCTTCTCGGCCTCCTCCATCATGTGGAGATAGGCATCCAGCTCTTCCTTGGTCGCAAAGGCCGTGCCGTATATGCGGCTTAGCACCGGATTGTTGCTGTCGCCACGCCAATAGGCGCCGGCCACCTTGGTCAGCTTGAACGCCGTGCCAACATCCTTGACCGTGCGCATATGCGGACCACGGCAGAGGTCGATCCACTGACCTTGCTTGTACATCTTGAGCGACTGGTCAGCCGGAATGGCATCGACCAGTTCGACCTTGAAGGCCTCGCCCTTGGTGCGGAAGAAGTCCTTGGCCTGGTCGCGCGTCCAGATTTCTTTGGTGAAGGCCGCCCCACGATCGATAATTTCGGCCATCTTCTTCTCGATGACCGGGAAGTCCTCTTCCGAGAACGGCACGTCACGCTTGAAGTCGTAATAGAAGCCGTTTTCGATCACCGGGCCGATCGTCACCTGCGTGCCGGGCCACAGCTCCTGCACCGCCTCGGCGAGCACGTGCGCCGTGTCGTGCCGGATCAGCTCCAGAACGTCCTTGGACCCACTGTCGCGCGTAACGAACTCGATCTTGCCGTCTTCTTCCAGCGCGTCCGACAGGTCGGAAAGCACGCCGTTCCAGCGCATGGCCACCGTCTTCTTGGCGAGGCTCTTGGAGATACCTTCGACCACGGTGGTCCCGGTGGTGCCACGCGCATAGTCGCGAGCTGCACCGTCGGGGAACGTCACCTTGATCGTCATTTTAGGTCTCCAGAAATTGGGATTGCTGTTTGCAATTTGCAAACAAGGCGGCCTGTCTAGCACGGTTTCCAAGCAATTCCAGCAGCCGAGGCTGGCAAAAGCACAATGCTCGCCAACAACCGGCCGTCACGGGACCGTCTACTTCCAGCGCCCATAGCGCCAAGGTGCATACCACCGCCCGCGCTCGACCACGGCCTCCGGCACCGGATCATAGCCATGTGTGCCGCCCGGACGGCAGCGCCAGATGCGAGCCAGGCCCATCCACCCGCCCGGCCAGAAGCCAAAGCGCCAGATTGAGTCCCGCGTGTACTCCGAACATGTCGGCAGGTGGCGGCAATTGCGCCCCATAAACATCGACAGCGTGTAGCGGTAGACGGTGATCAGCAGCACCGCCGCGGATTTGAACGGCAGGTCCACCACTCGCCAGAAGAAGCCGATGACTCGATCCATCAGCGCGCGGCCGTAACCGATTCCGCGGATTCGATTTTTTCCAACGCCTCAACCACCGCATCAAACACCAGCAGCGTCGACATATGGCGGGCGCGATACTCCCGCACCGGTTCCAGATAACCGAGATCGCTCCACCTGCCCGCAGGCGGCACGCCGTTTTCTTTCAGCATGGCATGCATCTGCTGACGAACCTGGCGGAACTCATCAATCGGCGTTCCGACAATCTCGCGCGCGACCACGGCCGCCGAGGTCTGCCCGAGCGCGCAGGCCGATATATCGTGCCCATAAGCCACGATGGCACCATCGCGCACGGTCACGTCGACCTCGACCACAGACCCGCACACCCGGCTTACCTTCCGTGCGCTGGCATCCGGGGTCGCCAGTCGCCCGGGCTGCCGCGCGTTTCCGGCAAGGTCGAGGATCTTCTGGGAATAGAGATCGCTAAGTTCCATAAAACGCACAATTCTGTTTCTTGTGACTGTCGCCACCGCCCCCTATATAGGTCGTCCTAGCCGGACTGTCAGGTTGTGTCGCAATTTGCAGTCGTCAAACGTCATGGTTTCGAAGAATGACCAGACGCAAGGAACCACTTCGATGGATGCTCGTACCAAGCCCCTGGGCGCCGTGACCACCTCGACTGCTGTATTCCCTCGGCCAACCCAGGAAGAAGCGGAAGCCGCAGTACGCACGCTCTTGGCATGGGCTGGCGATGATCCGACCCGCGAGGGCCTGCTCGAAACGCCCGGCCGCGTCACGCGTGCCTTTGGCGAATTCTTTGCCGGTTACGAGCAGGACCCCAAGGCCATCCTCTCCAAGACCTTTCGGGAAGTCGGCGGCTATGACGATATCGTCCTGGTCAAGGACATCCCGTTCAGCTCGCATTGCGAGCATCACATGGTCCCGTTCGTGGGCAAGGCCCACATCGCCTACCTGCCACATGACGGCGTTGTCGGCCTGTCCAAACTGGCTCGGCTCGTCGAGGTCTTCTCCCGCCGCCTGCAGACGCAGGAAAACCTGACAGCGCAGATCATCGACGCCATCAACGAACATCTTGGGCCACGCGGCGCTGCGGTCATGCTGGAAGCCGAGCATATGTGCATGTCGATGCGCGGTGTGCGGGCTCATGGTGCCTCGACGATCACCCACCGTTTCACCGGCGTTTTCGCCGAAGATCGTGTGGAGCAGGACCGCTTCTTCGCGATGATCGACCGCCGCTGACAGCAATCGCGATCAAGCCCGGCATAGGCTAAGCTGGCATTTCGGACCATCAAAAGCCGAGCCGCCATGCAGTCCATCGAACGCGCCATTTGGTTCATCGAAACCCGCTTTGCCGACGAGATCACCCTCGACGAGATCGCAGCAGTTGGCGGCATTTCGCGGTTCCACCTGTCGCGCAGCTTCGCCACCATTACTGGTCTGCCGGTCATGGCCTATGTCCGCGGCCGGCGCCTGACCCTGGCAGCCCATAAGCTGCTGGCCGGCGCGCCCGACATTCTCGCGGTGGCCCTGGATGTCGGCTACAACTCGCATGAGGCATTCACCCGTGCCTTTCGCGACCACTTCGGCCAGACACCCGATCAGCTACGCACCCACGGCATCGCTGACCCCGGCCTGCTGGTCGAACCGCTGCGACTGGACGAAACCCTGCTCGTCGACCTGCCCCGGCCCCGCATCGAGGATGCCGCCCCCCTGCGCATAGCCGGCTTTGGCGAGCGCTACACCTTCAGCACCAACCAGGGCATCCCGGCCCTCTGGCAGAAGTTCATGCCCTATATCGGCCACATGCCGGGCCAGCGCGGCGACGTGACCTACGGCGTCGCCGCCGATTTCGAGGAAGATTGTAGCTTCGGCTACGTCGCTGGCGTGGAGGTATCGCCCACCGCCGAGCTCGACGAGGGCATGGCCTATATCGACATCCCGGCCCAGCGCTACGCTGTCTTCGCCCATTCGGGCCACATCTCGACCATGCGGCGCACCGCCTACTCCATTTGGGCGCAGTACTTTCCCTCGAGTGAACTGATACCCACCGGCGGCCCGAACTTCGAACGCTATGGCGCCGCCCATGACCCTGTCACCGGCTACGGGATGGTCGAGGTGTGGGTGCCGATTGCGCTCTGAGCCGATGCGGCGCTACAACGCCAGCATGACAATCACCTTCGCCGATCCCACCGCGCTCACCCACGAGCAACTCGAAGAAGGCACCGCCTTCGCCCCGCGTTTCGACGCTGCTGGCCTCGTGACTGTCGTCACTACCGAGGCCGGCACCAACGAAGTGCTGATGCTGGCCCACATGAACGCCGAAGCTCTCTCGCTGACCCTGGAAACCGGCATCGCCCATTACTGGTCGCGCTCGCGCGGCAAGCTCTGGAAAAAGGGCGAGACCTCGGGAGAATTGCAGGAGGTCGTCGAACTCCGCACCGATTGCGACCAGGACGCCATCGTACTGGTGGTCAACCAGACCGGCCGCGGCGCTGCCTGCCACACCGGCCGCAAGTCATGCTTCTATCGCCGGGCTTCGGTGACACAGGGCGAAGCGAGCCTCGACGACATCGGCCTGCCCCGCCTGTTCGATCCCCATGCCGTCTACGGCTGCTAGCTGCGCCGCTCGAACAGACCAACCATGAGTATGCCGGCGAAGAACCCGCCCAGGTGGGCCTGCCAGGCAACACCGACTTCAGCGCCGGTAAACAATGGCAGCAACGGAACCGCCGCGTTCAGCACCACCCAGATCAGGATGAACATGCGCGCCCGGTTGTCCTGCCATAGATCGCCAAAGCTCGCCAGATTGCGCCCCACCACCACGCGCTGACCCGTTTCCGGATCCTGGGCGACGATGACAGGCTGAAAAATGAATCGCACCGCGGCGCCTGTGAGCCCGGCCACGCCGCCGGATGCCCCGATCAGGTATGCGCCGGTGTAAAGCGTCGTCGCCGCAAAGAACGCCGCGCCCGCCGCCGCCGAAACAAAGAAGATCGCCAGCATCGGCCCTGCCCCATACCGCCGGGAAACGGGCGTCGCGAAAATCGCAAACCAGGCGGCATTGACCAGCAGGTGATCCCATCCGCCATGCAGCAGCGCGTGGCTGAATGGCGTCCAGATAAGCGGCACCGCCAGCGAAATGTCATCGCCCGCAGCCACGATTCGCAGCGGCAGGAAGGCGAACCACGTGACCAGCTGGTTGAGTCCTTGCTGGTTAAGAACCAAGGTTGACGCAAGATGAACGGCCGCCAGCACCCCAATTACGGCCGTTACCGCGCCAGGCAACAGGAAGACCGGCTCGCGCTGCGCCGGGCCCGGATTCACCGGCGCCCCACCTTGTTCACTCATCACTTCGCTCCGACTCGCTGGCGGTCCGTGCCTTCCAGCCTTCTTTTCCACATTGGGACAGCGCCGTTAACCTTAACTATTCTTTAAGGGCGCTTTTGCCCCCCGCATTTGTCAATGTTGGCGGGAGGCGACGGCATTCCACGGGGAGGATGCTGGCGCGATTTGGCGGGTCACGACAAGAATGCAAAAAACGAGCACCAGAACGCTCTATGACTACTGGAATTCTATCCGTGGCTCGCGCAGCGCGCCCGAGCGGAAGGATATCGACCCGACGCGCATTCGCGAGGCTCTCGCCAATACCTTCATCCTCGAACTCGACGAGAGCGAGAAGTTCTCCTTCCGATTGGCCGGGTCGCACCTTTGCACCAGCTATTGTCGCGAGCTCAAAGGTCGCTCGTTCTCTGCACTCTGGCACGAGCGCGACAGTGATGCGATGGAAACCCTTATCCGCGCCGTCACTGAAGACCATGCCGTTGCGCTGGTCACCTTCCAGGGCACCACTGCTGTCCACACCAAGGTGAGCTTCGAAACGATACTGATGCCCCTGCGGCACAACGGCTCCACCCACACCCGCCTTCTGGGCGCGATGACCGCACTCGACGAGCCCTATTGGCTCGGAGTCCAGCCCATCATGGAACAGCGCATCACTGGTCTCCGCCTGATCTGGCCCGATGATGTGGCCCTCGAGGATGGCGTCCGCGAAGTGGCGACCAAGGTGGTCAACGACGTGACCTTTGCCCATCACACCCCCACCGCCATGCCTGCCACGGTCTATGGCCGCAGTGCCCGCCGCTACGCCCATCTGGCCGTGATCGACGGCGGCCGTCAGTAACTGTACTGATAACGCAAAGCTGGCAATTTGCGCGGCTGCCGCTGCGCAAATGCCCGTAGCCCATCACTATGCGTTAACCAAGACCGTCTAGCTTGTTGTTGAAAACGTAACGGCTTCAGCGGTCAGGCGAATGCTCAGCGACGACATCCCATCCCCGCAGTTCATCGCCCCTGCCCGCACCCGCGCCGAACCCAACCGCTTTCAGCGCGTCAAAGTGTCGGTTCTGGGCCGCTACATGCTGGCCGACCGTCGCGAGTTTCCGTGCCAGATCATCGAGATGTCGCCCGGCGACGCCATGGTAATCGCGCCGGTGACCGGCATTGTCGGTGAAAAGGTCATCGTCTACGTCGATCACATCGGCCGTGTCGAAGGCACGCTTCTCAGCCAGATGGACGGCGGCTTCACCATGGATATCGCCGCCTCGCCGCGCAAGCGCGACAAGATGGCGGCGCAGCTCACCTGGCTCGCCAACAAGGATGTCCTCAACCTGCCCGAGGACCGCCGGCACGAACGCGTCGTACCCGACATCCGCCATTCCACCGTCGTGCTGGATGATGGCCGCCGCTACAATTGCAAGATCATCGACATCTCGCTGTCGGGCGCCGCAGTCGAGCTCGACGTTCGACCGGCGATGGGCACGCCGATTACCCTGGGCCGCATGCGCGCCCGCGTCGTTCGTCACTTCCAGAACGGCGTCGGCGTCGAGTTCGCCTCGGCCCAGGAAATGCTCACGGTCGTGCAGCAGAACCTGCGGATGAACTGATCCGGCTCGCCGGTTACCATCACACACCATCGTCAGTAGCCGCTCGGTTTGACATCGGTTATGACCGAACCATGACAGCGCTGCGTGCCTCCTCGATCGCTACCATTGCCGCCACTTTCCTGGCGTTCGGCTCTCCCCAGGGCGCCTTTTCCGACGGTCGTGGCGACTGGGATGGCTATGCCTGGCAGAAAATCGCCATCGCCGACTGCCAGACCTCCGAAGCAACGCTCACCTGCCCGACCTATCGACAAAAGTGGGACTGGAAGCGCGATCAATGGGTCGAGGTCAACCTGACCTTCGATCTCGCCGCAGGCAGGCTGAGCCTGAGCCAGAGGCTCACCGACAATGATGCGCATGACGACGACTATGTCTGCGTCACCGCGCTGGTGACCGATGCCTCGGGCAGCGACATCGCCGCCCACCACCAGAACTGGTACATGGCCGACGGCACGACGATCGAGCGCGACTTCACCTATGCCTCGTCGCACTTCGCCGAGGCGGCGACGATCTATATCGGCTCCAAGCAATGCCGTGACGGCGCCGAGCAAGATGACGACGTATACGCCCAGGTCCTTGCCGGAATCCGCAACTGAGCCATCCGCGCCAAGTGCCTGGCCCGCATGGTTAATCGTTCAAGAATTCAATCGATAAAACACGCATAAAAACTGCGTTGCAGTTTTTCTATCGGGGCAAGTCGCCCTCTCTAACGTGGTCTCCATCAGGGAGATCACACTATGCATTCGAACAAGAAGGGACCGGGAGCTGCACTGTTTGGCGCCATGCTGGCGCTGCTCGCAATCGCCGCTCCGGCCCAGGCGCTTGACACGACCAATGTCGCTTTCGTGCAGACCGGCATCGAGAACACCAGCATTCCCGTCGGCCACGCCGAGTTCTGCAAATCCCGCCCGTCGGAATGCGCTCCGAATAGCGAGATCGTGCCGGCCGTGTCGCTCACCGAGGGCCTGTGGCAGCAATTGCTCACGGTCAACGCCTCGGTGAACCAGGCCGTCGTCCCCGTCACCGACCAGAACCTCTATCAGGTCGCCGAATTCTGGACCTATCCCAATGGCTACGGCGATTGCGAAGACTACGTGCTGGCCAAGCGCCGCACCCTGATCGACGCCGGATGGCCCGCCAGCGCCCTGCTGATCGCTGTGGTCAAGCAGGCCAGCGGCGAAGGACATGCCGTGCTCATGGTCCGCACCGACCGTGGTGATCTGGTGCTCGACAATCAGGTCGGCTCGATCGACCTGTGGAGCAGCACGCCCTACCAGTATGTCAAGCGCCAGTCGCAGGCCGACGCCGGCAAGTGGGTCGACATGCTCGACACTCGTGAGACCGTCACCGCAACCGCCGCTATCAAGTGATACAGTTTCCGGACCCCGCCCAAAGCCTATCCCTGATAGGGGTCTGATGAATGAGGCCAGCTTCGGTTCCGAAGCTGGCCTCATTGCTTTTGGCGCATAGCGCTACCGGGTGACGTCCGGCAGCAAGCGCGCCTTAATATCGAATGGCGACGTAGGCGCCCATGAACAGCAGGCCAGTAACGAACGCCCAGCCAAAGGCCACGATGGCCGACACCAGCGCTGACGTCGTCGATATGGTGCCGTCTTCCTCCGTCCGCCAGCCGAGCTGCAGCATGATGTATGGCCCGCAGAGAAAGCTCATGGCCAGGTTGCCCATCGACCCGACAAACGTCTTGCCGTCATAGCGCAGCATGGCCTGTTGCTTGGCGAGCCACTGGTAGAGGTGGGTGCCTGCTCCGGCGATGCACAGGCCGACGCCTATCAAGAAGGCTGCCAGCAGCAATTCCTTGGTCATGCCGATCCGTCCCCGCCGCCTGCGCGCCCAATGTTAACCCTTCATTAAGCATAATGACCGCCCAATTGCCTGTCACCTCTCCTTGGCGAATCTGGTTAACGCTGGCGATGAATCCACAATCTGCCCCGGCGAACGAACGTCAGCCGCCCCACTCGCTGGCCTACAACCTGGCCGGCATAGCCGTGATCGTCATGCTGCTGGCCGTGGGGGCTGCCTATCTCGTTGACGAATTGGGACGCCGCGACCGTGCCGTGGCGCCCACGCTCGAGGACGGAAAACCGATCGTCCAGACCATCGGAGGGCGCGAATTGACCATTCCCGCCGCGTGGTTCCGCTATGATGGCCAATTGCACGACGGCTTCACCGACCAGATCGATCTGCGGGTGATGTTCACACCCGCGGACGGCGCCGCAATTCCCGTGGACGTGACCCTATTGCCGCGCAGCCGCGCCCGCGCCAGCAGTGCCCTGCTCGACGGCGTCTATCTGCATCAGTTCAATGATGAAACGCTGAGCGGTGTACCCGGCCTCGTGGGCAAGCCCATGGGCGGTGGTAGCGGCTATTCAGGCGAGACCGTCTGGTATGACGCAATTTCACCAAACCCGTTCGTCGCCAAATGCATGGATGCGGTGGAGCCTGAGGGTGCCGCGAAATGCGTGCGTACCGTCTATCTGCCCAGCGGCATCGCCGCCATTTACGCCTTCGACGCCACGGTTCTGCAATCGTGGCGTCAGTTCGATCCCGAAATGGAGCGATGGCTCGCCCCAATCGGTGCGTGGTGAAATCGCTTAGCTGACTTCGTCGAGGTCGATATCGAGGATCGACATGTTGAAGATGTAGGACTTGTCGCCATCCTCGTCGTCCACATGGATCAGCCCGATCGACTCATCGCCGATGAACACTTCGACGGAATCGTTGAGCTTGGCGCGCGGCCGCACGTCGATATTGCGGTTGTTGAACTTGAGTTGCAGGAACTTCTGCAGCTTGATGATCTCGGGATGGTTCACTGTCTTGTCCTGCTGTTTCGTTGAGCCGGCAATCTAGTCAGCAATCAAACGCATACAACCCCCAAAGAGGTGCATTTTAGCGGTGAGAACCGCCCATATCTGGTTGTTGCGGTTCGCGCGATCAAGCGTTGAGGTCGTGCACCAGCACCATCTGGTCCATCACCAGAGCCGGCTGGGCGCAACCGGCTTCGCCGATAACCTTGGCAGGCACGCCCGCCACGGTCACGCGCGGCGGCACTTCCTTGAGCACCACCGAGCCCGCGCCGATGCGAGAGCAGTCGCCGATCCTGATATTGCCCAATACCTTGGCGCCCGCGCCGATCAACACGCCATTGCCGATCTTGGGGTGCCGGTCCTGGTCGGACTTGCCAGTGCCGCCCAGCGTCACGTTCTGCAGCATGGAGACATTGTCTCCAACCACTGCTGTCTCGCCGATGACGAGACCGGTGCCGTGGTC
Encoded proteins:
- a CDS encoding PilZ domain-containing protein, producing the protein MLSDDIPSPQFIAPARTRAEPNRFQRVKVSVLGRYMLADRREFPCQIIEMSPGDAMVIAPVTGIVGEKVIVYVDHIGRVEGTLLSQMDGGFTMDIAASPRKRDKMAAQLTWLANKDVLNLPEDRRHERVVPDIRHSTVVLDDGRRYNCKIIDISLSGAAVELDVRPAMGTPITLGRMRARVVRHFQNGVGVEFASAQEMLTVVQQNLRMN
- a CDS encoding transglutaminase-like cysteine peptidase, yielding MHSNKKGPGAALFGAMLALLAIAAPAQALDTTNVAFVQTGIENTSIPVGHAEFCKSRPSECAPNSEIVPAVSLTEGLWQQLLTVNASVNQAVVPVTDQNLYQVAEFWTYPNGYGDCEDYVLAKRRTLIDAGWPASALLIAVVKQASGEGHAVLMVRTDRGDLVLDNQVGSIDLWSSTPYQYVKRQSQADAGKWVDMLDTRETVTATAAIK
- the hisI gene encoding phosphoribosyl-AMP cyclohydrolase, with amino-acid sequence MTITFADPTALTHEQLEEGTAFAPRFDAAGLVTVVTTEAGTNEVLMLAHMNAEALSLTLETGIAHYWSRSRGKLWKKGETSGELQEVVELRTDCDQDAIVLVVNQTGRGAACHTGRKSCFYRRASVTQGEASLDDIGLPRLFDPHAVYGC
- a CDS encoding PAS domain-containing protein; translated protein: MQKTSTRTLYDYWNSIRGSRSAPERKDIDPTRIREALANTFILELDESEKFSFRLAGSHLCTSYCRELKGRSFSALWHERDSDAMETLIRAVTEDHAVALVTFQGTTAVHTKVSFETILMPLRHNGSTHTRLLGAMTALDEPYWLGVQPIMEQRITGLRLIWPDDVALEDGVREVATKVVNDVTFAHHTPTAMPATVYGRSARRYAHLAVIDGGRQ
- a CDS encoding rhomboid family intramembrane serine protease, which encodes MEKKAGRHGPPASRSEVMSEQGGAPVNPGPAQREPVFLLPGAVTAVIGVLAAVHLASTLVLNQQGLNQLVTWFAFLPLRIVAAGDDISLAVPLIWTPFSHALLHGGWDHLLVNAAWFAIFATPVSRRYGAGPMLAIFFVSAAAGAAFFAATTLYTGAYLIGASGGVAGLTGAAVRFIFQPVIVAQDPETGQRVVVGRNLASFGDLWQDNRARMFILIWVVLNAAVPLLPLFTGAEVGVAWQAHLGGFFAGILMVGLFERRS
- the folE gene encoding GTP cyclohydrolase I FolE — encoded protein: MDARTKPLGAVTTSTAVFPRPTQEEAEAAVRTLLAWAGDDPTREGLLETPGRVTRAFGEFFAGYEQDPKAILSKTFREVGGYDDIVLVKDIPFSSHCEHHMVPFVGKAHIAYLPHDGVVGLSKLARLVEVFSRRLQTQENLTAQIIDAINEHLGPRGAAVMLEAEHMCMSMRGVRAHGASTITHRFTGVFAEDRVEQDRFFAMIDRR
- a CDS encoding AraC family transcriptional regulator; its protein translation is MQSIERAIWFIETRFADEITLDEIAAVGGISRFHLSRSFATITGLPVMAYVRGRRLTLAAHKLLAGAPDILAVALDVGYNSHEAFTRAFRDHFGQTPDQLRTHGIADPGLLVEPLRLDETLLVDLPRPRIEDAAPLRIAGFGERYTFSTNQGIPALWQKFMPYIGHMPGQRGDVTYGVAADFEEDCSFGYVAGVEVSPTAELDEGMAYIDIPAQRYAVFAHSGHISTMRRTAYSIWAQYFPSSELIPTGGPNFERYGAAHDPVTGYGMVEVWVPIAL
- a CDS encoding iron-sulfur cluster assembly scaffold protein — encoded protein: MELSDLYSQKILDLAGNARQPGRLATPDASARKVSRVCGSVVEVDVTVRDGAIVAYGHDISACALGQTSAAVVAREIVGTPIDEFRQVRQQMHAMLKENGVPPAGRWSDLGYLEPVREYRARHMSTLLVFDAVVEALEKIESAESVTAAR